Proteins from one Peromyscus eremicus chromosome 8a, PerEre_H2_v1, whole genome shotgun sequence genomic window:
- the Zfp3 gene encoding zinc finger protein 3 homolog, translating into MGTEKKEVLPKEDISEESEPHGPTLEKLSQEVYQAHEFGAASEEDMLEGRLRASSEELIEQMSPQERDFASGLIIFKKSSLGEKEQGNSGSDRVGYGLNPSVVLCHGGTPAERLRVFATSGQNFMENVQLHKTQRTSVGEKPHTCKECGKAFNQNSHLIQHMRVHSGEKPFECKECGKTFGTNSSLRRHLRIHAGEKPFACTECGKAFIQSSHLIHHHRIHTGERPYKCEECGKAFSQNSALILHQRIHTGEKPYECNECGKTFRVSSQLIQHQRIHTEERYHECTECGKAFKHSSGLIRHQKIHTGEKPYLCNECGKGFGQSSELIRHQRIHTGDKPYECSECGKTFGQNSEIIRHIRIHTGEKPYVCKECGKAFRGNSELLRHERIHTGEKPYECFECGKAFRRTSHLIVHQRIHTGEKPHQCNECARTFWDNSELLLHQKIHIGEKPYECSECEKTFSQHSQLTIHQRIHTGEKPYECQECQKTFSRSSHLLRHQSVHCIE; encoded by the coding sequence ATGGGGACTGAGAAGAAGGAGGTGCTTCCCAAGGAAGACATTTCTGAAGAGTCTGAGCCACATGGGCCAACATTAGAAAAACTGTCACAGGAGGTTTACCAAGCTCACGAGTTTGGAGCAGCAAGTGAAGAAGACATGTTAGAGGGGCGTTTGAGAGCGTCTTCAGAAGAGCTTATAGAGCAGATGTCTCCTCAGGAGAGAGACTTTGCGTCAGGGTTAATTATCTTCAAGAAGTCATCCTTAGGTGAGAAAGAGCAGGGTAATAGTGGGAGTGACAGAGTTGGCTACGGTCTGAACCCAAGTGTGGTGCTATGCCATGGAGGTACTCCAGCAGAGAGGCTTCGTGTGTTTGCTACTTCTGGCCAGAACTTCATGGAGAATGTCCAGCTTCATAAGACACAGAGGACTTCTGTGGGAGAAAAGCCTCACACatgtaaagaatgtggaaaaGCTTTTAATCAGAACTCACATCTCATCCAGCATATGAGAGTTCATAGTGGAGAAAAACCCTTTGAATGCAAAGAATGTGGAAAGACATTTGGAACTAACTCCAGCCTTCGAAGACACCTGAGAATTCATGCTGGAGAGAAGCCCTTTGCTTGTACCGAGTGTGGGAAGGCCTTCATTCAGAGCTCACATCTTATCCACCATCatagaattcatacaggagaaaGACCTTAtaagtgtgaagaatgtggtaaagccttcagTCAGAATTCAGCCCTTATTCTGCACCAGAGAATCCACACTGGGGAGAAGCCTTATGAATGTAACGAGTGTGGGAAGACCTTTAGGGTTAGCTCCCAGCTTATTCAGCATCAGCGGATTCACACCGAGGAGAGATACCATGAGTGCACGGAGTGTGGCAAAGCCTTCAAGCATAGCTCGGGCCTTATCAGACACCAgaaaatccatactggagaaaagcccTACCTGTGCAACGAATGTGGGAAAGGCTTTGGTCAGAGTTCGGAGCTTATCCGTCATCAGAGGATTCACACGGGGGACAAACCCTATGAGTGCAGTGAATGCGGGAAGACTTTTGGCCAGAACTCAGAGATTATTAGACATATTAGAATTCACACTGGGGAGAAGCCTTATGTATGCAAAGAATGTGGGAAGGCCTTCAGGGGTAATTCAGAACTTCTCAGACATGAGAggattcatactggagagaaaccttatgagtGCTTTGAATGTGGTAAGGCTTTCAGGCGGACTTCTCACCTAATTGTCCACCAGAGAAtacatactggggagaaaccccaTCAGTGTAATGAGTGTGCAAGAACCTTTTGGGATAACTCTGAGCTGCTGCTGCACCAGAAGAtccatattggagagaaaccttatgagtGTAGTGAGTGTGAGAAAACATTCAGCCAGCACTCCCAGCTTACCATCCACcagagaattcacactggagaaaagccGTACGAGTGTCAAGAATGCCAGAAGACCTTCAGTCGGAGCTCTCACCTCCTCCGACATCAGAGTGTTCACTGCATTGAATGA